The proteins below are encoded in one region of Myxocyprinus asiaticus isolate MX2 ecotype Aquarium Trade chromosome 13, UBuf_Myxa_2, whole genome shotgun sequence:
- the LOC127450961 gene encoding zona pellucida sperm-binding protein 3-like produces the protein MSPVPQRYESSNSVFTPQRLPFQIPVQSPVQEPLGVQSKQLLQGPVAKLTWTFPTPPQEPEQPVVPFELHYPVPANSVAAQCGENSIYVEVKEDFFGTGQLLMPSAFTLGGCTAVGEDNTAQVLIFESELHGCGSIPTVTENELVYTFSLIYTPRDYLGGGPIVRSSGAVVGIECHYPRMQNVSSNPLMPTWLPFASTVVAEELLVFSLRLMTDDWRFERPSNQYFLGDIINIEASVSSYNHVHFRVFVDHCVATAVPDINAVPRYSFIENNGCMVDAKITGSRSHFMPRVQADKLQVQLEAFRFQQEISEYVYITCVLKVAAASTPTNDERKACSFSANGWVSSDESDQVCSCCDANCGIRTGSDQVVLKDIQWKSTFVGPVRVKDHAFG, from the exons ATGTCTCCGGTTCCCCAAAGATATGAGTCCAGTAATTCTGTATTCACACCACAGAGACTTCCTTTTCAGATTCCTGTGCAGTCACCTGTTCAAGAACCTTTGGGTGTTCAGTCCAAACAGCTGTTACAAGGTCCAGTTGCAAAACTGACATGGACCTTTCCAACACCACCACAGGAACCAGAACAACCAGTTGTTCCCTTTGAGTTGCATTACCCTGTCCCTGCCAACAGTGTAGCAGCTCAGTGTGGAGAGAATTCAATATATGTGGAAGTGAAGGAGGACTTCTTTGGGACAGGGCAGCTGCTAATGCCCTCTGCTTTTActctgggaggatgtactgcagtAGGGGAGGACAATACTGCTCAAGTGCTTATCTTTGAGTCTGAGCTGCATGGATGTGGCAGCATACCAAca GTGACTGAAAATGAGCTTGTCTATACATTCTCTCTAATCTATACTCCACGAGACTATTTAGGTGGTGGACCTATTGTCAGGAGTAGTGGTGCGGTGGTTGGTATTGAGTGTCACTATCCAAG AATGCAAAATGTGAGCAGCAATCCTCTGATGCCCACTTGGCTGCCATTTGCTTCTACTGTGGTTGCGGAGGAACTTTTGGTCTTCTCTCTCAGGCTCATGACTG ATGACTGGAGATTTGAGAGGCCTTCTAACCAGTACTTCCTTGGTGATATCATTAACATTGAAGCCTCTGTGAGTTCATACAACCATGTACATTTTCGTGTGTTTGTGGACCACTGCGTGGCTACTGCAGTTCCTGACATCAATGCTGTCCCCAGATATTCCTTTATTGAGAATAATGG ATGCATGGTTGATGCCAAGATCACTGGTTCTAGATCTCACTTCATGCCCCGAGTTCAAGCTGACAAGCTGCAGGTTCAATTGGAGGCTTTCAGGTTCCAGCAAGAGATCAGTGAATAT GTCTACATTACTTGTGTTCTGAAGGTGGCTGCAGCATCCACCCCTACTAATGATGAGCGGAAAGCTTGTTCGTTTTCTGCTAATGG GTGGGTGTCTTCAGATGAATCCGACCAGGTGTGCAGCTGCTGTGATGCGAACTGTGGCATCCGGACAGGAAGTGATCAAGTGGTACTTAAAG ATATACAGTGGAAGAGTACATTTGTTGGGCCAGTCCGAGTCAAGGATCATGCTTTTGGCTGA